From Penicillium psychrofluorescens genome assembly, chromosome: 1, one genomic window encodes:
- a CDS encoding uncharacterized protein (ID:PFLUO_001271-T1.cds;~source:funannotate): MIIYEDVISGDEMLADTFKIVPNKDCPILWEVDCRKYMKSANEDFELEGANPSAEGGDDEGGEGETKMVHDIEDQFRLVWLKTEEGLKPSKEAFKGHLKSYVKKVLKALEAKGDAEAVAEFKANAAAAIKKISANYDNYDVMMGQSMDGDAMHILIDFRDDGVTPFATLWKHGLKENKV, translated from the exons atgaTCATCTACGAGGACGTTATCTCCGGCGACGAGATGCTTGCGGACACCTTCAAGATTGTCCCGAACAAGGACTGCCCCATCCTGTGGGAGGTCGACTGCCGCAAGTACATGAAGTCCGCCAACGAGGACTTCGAGCTCGAGGGTGCCAACCCCTCGGCTGAGGgtggcgacgatgagggtggtgagggtgagACCAAGATGGTCCACGATATCGAGGACCAGTTCCGTCTGGTCTGGCTCAAGACCGAGGAGGGCCTCAAGCCCTCCAAGGAGGCCTTCAAGGGCCACCTGAAGT CCTACGTCAAGAAGGTCCTCAAGGCCCTCGAGGCCAAGGGTGACGCCGAGGCCGTTGCCGAGTTCAAGgccaacgccgccgccgccatcaagaagatctCGGCCAACTACGACAACTACGATGTCATGATGGGCCAGTCTATGGACGGTGATGCCAT GCACATCCTGATTGACTTCCGCGATGATGGCGTCACCCCCTTCGCCACTCTCTGGAAGCACGgtctgaaggagaacaaggtcTAA
- a CDS encoding uncharacterized protein (ID:PFLUO_001270-T1.cds;~source:funannotate): protein MNPTPEIQFTLADPGRPRSSSQRGGGGGIAGGRQITRNRASYSCHMCRRRKVKCDKVHPVCGNCVKNSTECVYDVSPQIDETPRDLSQSRHGVKRRRETPRETPRTLEEDVDELQSIYGHLREAGSSAAHKGAIEARLDKLMSMIERIGGDQAVEAVERHAESLEPNVKEEPLSNNDWKRSSSERSASPRRAAAESSGDEFPIPSGQATDLVDPVGSLNLGHLSLEDGGRSRDQNRSHDQPSVSDTTSPGITDPAASAGRTWKTSIDSTASRSTASPGSRESFQQSIIFPSGDSPSVTDRVVEPEMLDHVPTRRQSHILYKGFMSGVHAISPVVHPPSVLKLYNAFWDWYDYKSYSGDPCPNPSFIPLLYAIWYGGSVTISIRTIKAEFNASSRFALSGMYSEEVTRWLTKIAFPRSPSLQGLSAYLIVQTILSKEEEPLTSSLFVSLAMRVAQTMGLHRDPAQFGIESSEAEYRRRLWWHIMHMDGLVAMSSGLPPLVGDENYWDVRETSEVKDTLLGTPAAEDYEQLVASNRRAPDNPDDPVLCGGPSTVNVYYLSARGKYIMARAVRRILKIQLGIKPLTRRDMEELRSILLDLQLKLNSIVNRIPEGKNPENVSAERDLSMSKSPVESQSTDTELPGDGPNGCPEQYHSQVLVSFHKWARIVLSLFIDKAFCVAYQPFLKNARSRIWPAARQSALRHCHGFMEKFIQLATDPDFQPFHWSWPGNHQPMHATMIMLIDLYERPYSPEASKSRAFIDRILALSGPDGGVVGGEDGVSTQRPLKDGGREAWGMIRRLRQKAWQKAGLNPEMLWTEQDQIQAGVASPAADPRVLNNGLLDFGSSSTAGSPSQNRMASLPPNRQPTDFEYKFYNMTRSQSGPSSASVHPSPLRYSHQVPSLDTTSLPTSLPTASPSLVAQYSLSPGSMSKPGSSVVSGSAASNSPGVASSLSAGPSVNSPPLSSFIPMPQQQPQPPPNSSPAVSFLDPTPQNIPPMNVHVPTPPSMVDPNLNFDWDQWDAVFGQHLPVADELMELDPVAGFEFPDLGPSVADTGIGNAGVPGIDANAMPGVSPVGANGGAFPAPWTANGGNMRASSSDWPGYC, encoded by the exons ATGAATCCCACTCCGGAGATCCAGTTCACTCTCGCCGACCCCGGCCGCCCCCGGTCATCCTCCCAGcggggtggtgggggtggaaTCGCCGGCGGGCGCCAGATTACTCGCAATCGCGCGAGCTATAGCTGTCACATGTGTCGCCGGCGCAAGGTGAAATGCGACAAG GTCCATCCGGTCTGCGGAAACTGCGTGAAGAACAGTACCGAGTGCGTGTACGACGTGTCACCGCAGATTGATGAGACTCCGCGCGATTTATCCCAGTCGCGGCACGGAGTCAAGCGGAGGAGAGAGACTCCGAGGGAGACTCCGCGAACActcgaggaggatgtggatgagctACAGTCGATTTACGGGCACCTCAGAGAGGCCGGCTCGTCAGCAGCCCACAAAGGAGCCATTGAAGCCCGGCTGGACAAGCTCATGTCAATGATCGAGCGCATTGGTGGGGACCAGGCTGTCGAAGCGGTGGAGAGACATGCGGAAAGTCTGGAGCCAAATGTCAAGGAGGAACCCCTGTCGAACAATGACTGGAAGCGATCGAGTTCGGAAAGGTCGGCGAGCCCGCGTCGTGCCGCGGCAGAGTCGAGTGGTGATGAGTTTCCGATTCCCTCGGGACAAGCGACAGACCTCGTTGATCCCGTGGGGAGTCTCAATTTGGGCCATCTGAGCTTGGAGGATGGTggcaggtcgag AGACCAGAATCGCTCCCATGACCAACCGTCTGTTTCCGACACCACTAGCCCCGGAATTACTGATCCAGCTGCCAGCGCTGGAAGGACGTGGAAAACGTCGATCGATAGTACGGCTTCACGTTCCACTGCGTCCCCTGGATCCCGAGAGTCTTTCCAACAatccatcatcttccccTCCGGCGACTCCCCTTCGGTAACTGACAGAGTCGTGGAACCCGAGATGCTTGATCATGTCCCGACAAGACGTCAAAGCCATATTCTTTACAAGGGGTTCATGTCAGGAGTCCACGCGATCAGTCCAGTCGTTCACCCACCAAGCGTTCTCAAACTTTACAACGCCTTCTGGGACTGGTATGACTACAAAAGTTATTCGGGAGACCCGTGCCCCAATCCCTCGTTTATTCCACTGCTATATGCCATTTGGTATGGCGGTTCCGTCACCATTTCGATCCGAACAATCAAGGCTGAATTTAACGCGTCGTCGCGATTTGCTTTGTCCGGAATGTACAGCGAGGAAGTCACCCGCTGGTTGACGAAGATTGCCTTTCCTCGCAGCCCTTCTCTCCAGGGGTTGTCAGCCTACCTTATTGTGCAGACTATTCTctccaaggaggaagaaccCCTGACGAGCAGCTTATTCGTCAGCCTTGCCATGCGCGTGGCACAGACTATGGGCCTTCATCGAGATCCAGCTCAGTTTGGGATTGAGTCATCCGAGGCAGAATACCGACGCCGCCTGTGGTGGCATATCATGCATATGGACGGCCTCGTCGCGATGTCCAGTGGCCTGCCGCCGCTGGTCGGCGACGAGAATTACTGGGACGTTCGTGAGACGAGCGAGGTGAAAGATACCTTGCTGGGTACCCCGGCAGCTGAAGATTATGAACAGCTGGTGGCTTCTAACCGCCGTGCACCGGACAACCCCGATGATCCGGTGCTGTGTGGTGGGCCATCGACAGTGAATGTGTATTACCTGTCTGCAAGAGGGAAATACATTATGGCTC GTGCCGTCCGCCGAATCCTCAAAATCCAATTGGGCATAAAGCCCTTGACTCGGAGGGATATGGAAGAGCTCCGATCAATCCTGCTCGATCTTCAGCTCAAGCTTAATTCCATAGTGAACCGGATCCCAGAGGGCAAGAACCCCGAGAATGTCTCGGCAGAGCGGGACTTGTCCATGTCCAAATCGCCGGTGGAGTCTCAGTCTACTGATACCGAACTTCCAGGCGACGGTCCCAATGGATGTCCCGAGCAATACCATTCCCAAGTTCTTGTGTCCTTCCACAAGTGGGCTAGAATCGTTCTGTCGCTATTCATTGACAAGGCCTTCTGTGTTGCCTACCAGCCCTTCCTCAAAAATGCCCGAAGTCGAATCTGGCCCGCGGCGCGACAAAGCGCCCTTCGACATTGCCACGGATTCATGGAGAAATTCATTCAACTGGCAACCGATCCAGACTTCCAGCCGTTCCATTGGAGCTGGCCGGGCAACCATCAACCGATGCATGCGACAATGATCATGCTCATTGATCTCTACGAACGACCCTACAGCCCCGAGGCATCCAAGTCACGCGCGTTCATCGACCGGATCCTGGCGCTGTCTGGGCCTGATGGCGGGGTGGTtggaggcgaggatggcGTCTCGACGCAACGACCGCTGAAAGATGGTGGCCGGGAGGCGTGGGGCATGATCCGTCGCCTGCGCCAGAAAGCCTGGCAAAAGGCCGGCTTGAATCCAGAAATGCTCTGGACCGAGCAAGATCAGATCCAGGCAGGCGTTGCTTCCCCAGCAGCTGACCCTCGGGTTTTGAACAATGGGCTCTTGGACTTCGGATCATCGTCTACGGCTGGGTCGCCCTCCCAAAATCGGATGGCTTCGCTGCCGCCGAATCGTCAGCCCACCGATTTTGAATACAAATTCTACAACATGACCCGTTCTCAATCGGGTCCCTCCTCTGCTTCGGTTCACCCCAGTCCTCTACGATACTCTCACCAGGTTCCATCCCTCGATaccacctctctccccacctctctccccaCCGCTTCACCATCACTTGTCGCACAATATTCATTATCTCCCGGATCGATGAGCAAGCCTGGCAGCTCTGTTGTATCTGGCTCCGCAGCCTCGAACTCGCCCGGCGTCGCATCATCCCTAAGCGCAGGCCCATCGGTCAACtcccctcctctctcctctttcatcCCCATGcctcaacaacaaccacaaccacctCCGAACTCATCCCCCGCCGTGTCCTTCCTGGACCCCACCCCGCAGAATATACCACCTATGAATGTACATGTACCCACCCCTCCCTCCATGGTGGACCCCAACCTCAACTTCGACTGGGACCAATGGGACGCTGTCTTTGGTCAGCATCTccccgtcgccgatgagTTGATGGAACTCGACCCCGTTGCAGGGTTCGAATTCCCGGATTTGGGTCCCTCGGTCGCAGATACTGGTATTGGGAATGCGGGCGTACCGGGCatcgatgccaatgccatGCCCGGCGTGTCTCCAGTCGGGGCGAATGGAGGCGCTTTTCCGGCGCCGTGGACCGCGAATGGCGGGAATATGCGTGCCTCGTCGAGCGATTGGCCCGGGTATTGTTAA
- a CDS encoding uncharacterized protein (ID:PFLUO_001274-T1.cds;~source:funannotate), producing MHRTVLRAQQGDVRPLPYTASPLKLLWSDICLFFQSAWALPRVFLPLNLSRTWPLDEFYPSWRDFGDTTVHAFLVVYQLLFLLSLPIVIIFLIPTLWALVYITAALFLNHVVCKITLNGFKRFLVSRVPVAERPGHEREHWIYVNGVGVGHHWLQKHVDLLSYTFGRRVTGVLNPTSGIIFDVLQCLIQRDFSYATQDIRDEYVLIKEALLNPQYDKVILILHSQGAIEGGLVIDWLLDELPQNLLHQLEVYTFGSAANHFNNPSQSQSTQQTTLQNSNAEQQSHQSIGYIEHYANAVDFVCVWGVLHYINIPNRYMGRLFVRPGSGHLMNQHYMDNMFTLGPDRKVLDSNPFMDMEVDMTEGTVDSNTPHLKPGFASAPCDALLPNMSKGDLSRKITQTDNGNKVLRVKDFSRLWQYRNGGSPTDVNHD from the exons ATGCACCGTACAGTCCTGCGCGCCCAGCAGGGCGATGTGAGACCGCTGCCGTACACCGCATCGCCCCTGAAGCTGCTGTGGAGCGACATctgccttttcttccagaGTGCCTGGGCCTTGCCGAGGGTTTTCCTTCCACTTAACCTGAGTCGAACATGGCCGCTTGATGAGTTCTATCCATCATGGCGAGACTTTGGAGACACCACCGTCCACGCTTTTCTCGTTGTATACCAGTTGCTCTTTCTCCTGTCTCTGccgatcgtcatcatcttcttaATCCCGACGCTTTGGGCCCTTGTATACATCACGgctgctctctttctcaacCATGTCGTCTGCAAAATTACGCTTAATGGCTTCAAGCGATTTTTAGTGTCCCGAGTTCCGGTCGCCGAAAGGCCGGGCCATGAGCGGGAGCACTGGATCTACGTGAATGGGGTCGGGGTAGG CCACCATTGGCTACAGAAACATGTTGATTTGCTCTCATACACTTTCGGCCGCAGGGTAACCGGAGTTCTTAATCCCAC CTCTGGTATCATATTTGATGTTCTTCAGTGTCTGATTCAGCGTGATTTCTCATATGCCACTCAGGATATTCGAGACGAATACGTGCTCATCAAGGAAGCTCTTCTGAATCCCCAGTATGACAAGGTCATTCTCATACTCCACAGCCAAGGAGCAATTGAAGGGGGTCTTGTCATCGACTGGCTATTAGACGAGCTTCCTCAGAACCTGCTGCATCAGCTAGAAGTATACACTTTTGGTAGCGCGGCGAACCATTTTAACAACCCCAGCCAATCGCAATCGACTCAACAGACAACCCTGCAAAATTCCAACGCCGAGCAGCAGTCCCATCAGTCTATTGGCTACATCGAGCACTATGCCAATGCGGTGGACTTTGTCTGTGTGTGGGGAGTTCTGCACTACATTAACATCCCAAATCGGTACATGGGTCGGTTGTTTGTCCGCCCCGGCTCTGGACATCTGATGAACCAACATTACATGGATAACATGTTCACGCTAGGACCTGATCGAAAGGTTCTAGATTCGAATCCTTTTATGGATATGGAAGTGGACATGACAGAAGGCACAGTAGACAGCAACACACCACATCTGAAGCCAGGATTTGCTTCTGCACCCTGCGATGCGTTGCTCCCGAACATGTCCAAGGGAGATCTGTCGCGCAAAATCACTCAGACGGATAATGGTAATAAGGTTCTGCGTGTAAAGGATTTCAGCCGTCTCTGGCAGTACCGAAATGGAGGCTCGCCAACCGATGTAAACCATGATTAA
- a CDS encoding uncharacterized protein (ID:PFLUO_001273-T1.cds;~source:funannotate): MKRHGSTKKKEPPRTFITQEARHAARTSPNIYPRLVTELTRAEVKQLTEVLHLDNKHDHASQQGPGIQKMIEALPKRLRKEWSFSMRSIQSRWQPSTLCEVHRSLNPDLVNDIQRLVKNEVTVHLRKLEAFPHLVGSVEQEILSSLQALKGMWTRPESGWPAAPMAWTYQINNCAACIVARIAADKYTVRSLFVVLQSRTRTRKKHRLRRLMPFIDESLNRFGVESDGLHSTANQLANTLKLTRKRCIRAWHEDPNREHGTQRHNKGKPTLKHHQDSHALKNLLLRPGSSSVASPQTTPVTVKSAGHPSQATISSSSQNGRASRNIFWDKRPQRSTAAGPASRNISRQTIPERPVNPEPPRTIPSPAVPNPSKAPSRAYMHSKWGSDIDEQIDELIESYQKLGIQGNPSPSRTRNPSMLPPVQARMNEQRRRTKASTKRSTVLPASQHHQSTGSAEVPLVYQYSPSEYSDSDWTDAPCEDEGYRPPRRQWGPSPATTTWSLVCDEGNVI, encoded by the coding sequence ATGAAGCGACACGGCAGcacaaaaaagaaagagccTCCTCGGACCTTCATCACCCAAGAGGCCAGACACGCAGCCCGGACATCACCCAATATATACCCGCGGTTAGTCACTGAGCTGACGCGGGCAGAAGTGAAGCAGCTAACGGAGGTCCTACACCTAGACAACAAGCACGACCATGCCTCGCAGCAGGGACCCGGCATTCAAAAGATGATCGAAGCCTTGCCGAAGCGTCTGCGCAAGGAATGGTCCTTCTCCATGCGCTCGATCCAGTCAAGGTGGCAGCCCAGCACGTTGTGCGAGGTGCATCGCTCGCTGAATCCGGACTTGGTCAACGACATCCAGCGCCTGGTAAAGAATGAGGTCACGGTGCACCTCCGGAAGTTGGAAGCGTTCCCTCATCTTGTCGGGTCCGTCGAACAGGAGATTCTGTCCAGTCTCCAGGCCTTGAAAGGAATGTGGACTAGACCTGAGTCTGGCTGGCCTGCGGCACCCATGGCATGGACGTACCAGATCAACAACTGTGCGGCGTGCATTGTGGCGCGCATTGCCGCGGACAAGTACACGGTTCGAAGCCTGTTCGTGGTGCTGCAAAGCCGGACCCGTACTCGCAAGAAGCACCGTTTGCGCCGGCTGATGCCCTTCATCGATGAGAGTCTGAATCGCTTCGGAGTTGAATCTGACGGATTGCACAGCACCGCCAATCAGCTGGCCAACACGCTCAAACTCACCCGGAAACGCTGTATTCGGGCCTGGCACGAGGATCCGAATCGCGAGCACGGAACTCAACGGCACAATAAAGGGAAACCGACCTTGAAGCACCACCAAGACAGTCATGCTCTGAAGAATCTTCTCCTTCGACCAGGTTCAAGCTCCGTGGCATCACCTCAAACCACCCCCGTGACAGTGAAGAGCGCAGGTCACCCCAGTCAAGCAAccatctcgtcgtcttctcaAAATGGGCGTGCTTCCAGGAACATATTCTGGGACAAGCGACCCCAACGATCCACAGCCGCAGGCCCAGCATCCAGAAACATCAGCCGCCAAACTATTCCAGAACGACCGGTAAACCCGGAGCCTCCAAGGACGATCCCAAGCCCAGCGGTCCCCAACCCATCAAAAGCCCCATCACGAGCCTACATGCACAGCAAATGGGGCTCCGACATCGACGAGCAgatcgacgagctgatcgAGTCGTATCAAAAACTGGGAATTCAAGGCAACCCCTCACCTTCGCGGACCAGGAATCCATCGATGCTTCCGCCGGTGCAAGCCAGGATGAACGAGCAGCGCAGACGCACCAAGGCTAGTACGAAGCGAAGCACTGTGCTCCCCGCCTCTCAGCATCACCAGTCCACAGGCTCTGCGGAGGTTCCGCTGGTTTACCAGTACTCTCCGTCTGAGTACTCGGACAGCGACTGGACGGATGCGCCGTGTGAGGACGAGGGCTATCGGCCACCACGGCGACAGTGGGGTCCGTCGCCGGCTACGACGACTTGGAGTTTGGTTTGTGATGAGGGGAATGTTATCTGA
- a CDS encoding uncharacterized protein (ID:PFLUO_001272-T1.cds;~source:funannotate), with amino-acid sequence MTRNTSVTFELPPLPSYTLTPREPLLAPIPDNVLALILPIVAYWVLSMFYHFLDVNEYFVQYRLHTPAEVLKRNHVSRWEVVRDVILQQVIQTIAGMSMSYFDAEEVVGREEYDVAVWAQRLRIVQKAFPRLLALVGVDSLGLAKSLSLNGHSMLAGVLAGGSYPGVTQSLLLDTGAEVVAPAFASWELSAASFIYWYLIPGLQFALAVGIVDTWQYFWHRAMHLNRWLYVTFHSRHHRLYVPYAFGALYNHPVEGFLLDTAGTGVGFLVSCMTNRQAIWFFTLSTIKTVDDHCGYAFPWDPLQHITSNNAAYHDIHHQSWGIKNNFSQPFFIFWDRLLNTQWKGDVKLRYERSRDSAQRQVDMDAANAPPAAGPKVHEHEPAVVSSEGPAGRTRLRRKTATLSPRVDSLKGATHGMPGSVLQS; translated from the exons atgacTCGCAACACATCCGTCACGTTCGAGCTCCCTCCTTTGCCGTCATACACCTTGACTCCCCGAGAACCGCTGCTGGCTCCGATCCCGGACAATGTCTTGGCCCTCATCCTGCCCATTGTCGCCTACTGGGTCTTGTCCATGTTCTATCACTTCCTCGATGTCAATGAATACTTCGTCCAGTACCGTCTACACACTCCCGCCGAAGTCTTGAAGCGAAACCATGTCAGCCGCTGGGAGGTTGTGCGCGATGTTATCTTGCAGCAGGTGATTCAGACAATCGCTGGGATGTCGATGTCATATttcgacgccgaggaagtggTTGGCCGGGAAGAGTACGATGTGGCCGTGTGGGCACAGCGGCTCCGGATCGTCCAGAAAGCTTTCCCCCGCTTGTTGGCTCTGGTTGGAGTCGACTCGCTCGGTCTTGCCAAGTCGTTGTCGCTGAATGGACACTCGATGTTGGCTGGAGTTCTAGCTGGAGGCTCGTATCCCGGTGTCACGCAGTCCCTACTTCTTGACACGGGAGCGGAAGTCGTGGCACCGGCGTTTGCTAGCTGGGAATTATCTGCCGCCAGTTTCATCTACTGGTATCTCATCCCCGGTCTGCAGTTTGCACTGGCAGTCGGCATCGTCGATACCTGGCAGTACTTCTGGCACCGTGCCATGCACCTGAACCGCTGGCTCTATG TTACTTTCCATTCCCGCCACCACCGTCTCTACGTTCCCTACGCTTTCGGTGCTCTTTACAACCACCCCGTTGAGGGATTCCTTCTGGACACGGCCGGTACGGGCGtgggcttcttggtctcCTGCATGACCAACCGCCAGGCTATTTGGTTCTTTACCTTATCTACCATCAAAACCGTCGATGACCACTGTGGCTACGCCTTCCCCTGGGATCCTTTGCAGCACATCACGTCCAACAACGCAGCTTATCACGACATCCATCACCAAAGCTGGGGAATTAAAAACAACTTCTCCCAGCCGTTTTTCATTTTCTGGGACCGTCTGCTCAACACCCAGTGGAAGGGAGACGTCAAGCTTCGCTATGAGCGATCCCGCGATTCCGCTCAGAGACAGGTGGACATGGACGCCGCGAATGCGCCGCCCGCTGCCGGCCCGAAGGTCCACGAACATGAGCCCGCTGTAGTTTCATCAGAGGGTCCCGCTGGCCGTACACGTTTGCGCCGCAAAACCGCTACGCTGTCGCCGCGGGTTGATAGCCTCAAGGGCGCGACCCACGGCATGCCCGGCAGCGTCCTCCAAAGCTAA
- a CDS encoding uncharacterized protein (ID:PFLUO_001275-T1.cds;~source:funannotate) — MNAPWTLSRLWPSKFTLLLLLSVQALATGISLDVDSDESIKSAASTVVYDLITFYTGNNTGDVAGNLPSPYYWWEAGGLFGSLINYWAYTGDDTYNDITVQALIHQAGSDGDFMPANQTLDEGNDDQCFWAISAMMAAERNFTNPPSSDPGWLAMVQAVFNEQTTRWDASTCDGGLRWQIFTWNAGYDYKNSIANGCFFNIAARLARYTGNATYAKWATRAWDWTETVGLIGSSYEIYDGSSDTTNCSSLDNDRWTYNTGVYLLGAAIMYNYTSSLSTNASTNTSSIWKARVDGLLSSANHFFSTNSSSENVMYERQCELIDNCDTDELSFKAYLSRWMAEAAQVAPYTYNTIMSYLRATAQAAVAQCEGGSTGTYCGFEWTTGTYDGSTGVGQQMGVLEAVQGLLIGSVRGPYTASTGGTSKGNSAAGTGDSSDSAVSFSPITTADRVGAAILTAAILGGVLSAVYLMIS; from the exons ATGAACGCTCCATGGACGTTGTCACGATTATGGCCTTCAAAATTTACTTTGCTTCTATTATTGAGCGTCCAGGCTCTTGCTACAGGGATCTCACTCGACGTGGATAGTGATG AATCTATCAAATCGGCCGCCAGCACAGTGGTTTACGATCTCATCACATTCTACACGGGAAATAACACTGGAGATGTGGCTGGAAATCTACCTAGCCCATACTACTGGTGGGAAGCCGGCGGCCTTTTCGGATCGCTCATCAACTATTGGGCATACACGGGCGACGATACCTACAACGACATTACAGTGCAGGCTTTGATCCACCAAGCGGGTAGCGATGGTGATTTCATGCCAGCGAACCAGACACTAGATGAGGGCAACGACGACCAATGCTTCTGGGCTATCagcgccatgatggccgccGAGCGTAACTTCACAAACCCGCCTTCTTCGGATCCTGGGTGGTTGGCAATGGTGCAGGCTGTCTTCAACGAGCAAACTACGCGCTGGGATGCCTCTACCTGCGATGGAGGTCTGCGATGGCAGATCTTTACCTGGAATGCAGGGTACGATTACAAGAACAGCATTGCCAATGGCTGTTTCTTTAACATTGCAGCTCGACTAGCGCGGTATACAGGAAATGCGACGTATGCCAAGTGGGCTACCCGGGCCTGGGACTGGACTGAAACTGTGGGCTTGATTGGATCCAGCTATGAGATTTATGATGGCTCCAGCGACACTACCAACTGCTCGTCCCTTGACAATGATCGATGGACCTACAACACAGGCGTATATCTTCTCGGCGCTGCAATCATGTATAATTAT ACCTCATCACTATCTACTAACGCATCTACCAACACATCCTCGATATGGAAAGCCAGGGTAGACGGCCTGCTGTCCTCGGCCAatcacttcttctccacaaACTCTTCAAGCGAGAATGTCATGTACGAACGGCAATGCGAGTTGATCGATAATTGCGACACAGACGAGCTATCTTTCAAGGCATATCTTTCCCGCTGGATGGCCGAAGCCGCCCAGGTTGCTCCTTACACCTACAATACTATCATGAGCTACCTTCGTGCCACTGCCCAGGCCGCCGTCGCGCAATGCGAGGGCGGATCTACAGGTACTTACTGTGGGTTTGAATGGACTACGGGCACCTACGATGGGTCAACTGGTGTCGGCCAGCAGATGGGTGTTCTTGAAGCGGTGCAAGGATTGCTTATTGGAAGCGTGCGCGGCCCGTATACTGCTTCTACTGGCGGCACGAGTAAAGGAAATAGCGCTGCAGGAACTGGCGATAGTTCAGACTCTGCGGTGTCGTTCTCACCTATTACTACAGCTGATAGGGTCGGCGCCGCCATTCTGACTGCAGCAATCCTTGGAGGTGTTCTCTCTGCTGTATATTTGATGATCTCTTGA